From the Tachysurus fulvidraco isolate hzauxx_2018 chromosome 21, HZAU_PFXX_2.0, whole genome shotgun sequence genome, the window AaacctgtgtaaaaaaaaaaaacgtgaatCGGCCATGAGCAGAGAGGTGCACGTGGAACCtttcatgtgttttgtgttttattgttattgttgttgttattattattattattattattattatagatgaGGGACTCACCTTGTCATGTGGCTCCCTCACTGAACACAGAATATGCAGCGCTGGACTCGAGTTGGTCTCTAGGAAATAATCCACCAAGCCATTTAGGAGCATCGACCCTCGTTCTGCAAAACAGACTACACATCAATCCCCAAGAAGCATGCATGCagtcaaaacaacaacaaaaaaatcattacaggttttcttttgtttgtatcATGGAATGGAGCAGCAGATGTTTGAACTGTGATGATCTGAGCTAGCAGTaaggaacaaaaacacaacttCCTGTTATTGAATTGAAACTCACTTATTGCAACAACCATGAAAGATATAATAATATGACTAAACACTATTGAAAATCACTCCATAATTTGCACCTTTTTATATTACCGTACCTGTACTGAGGTGTTCGTTGATGAGACCTTTGATTTCCTCCAGATGCTGAAGATCAGAGGTCTCCAAGAGAGGGAGCAGGTCACCCATGTTGAACTGTTCCCTGGCCATGTTGATGGTGGTATTGGTGGAATAGGGGGCTTGGCTGAGGTGGAGGGGAGGGGCTTTCAGgtgtcactctctctgcctGCTCTCAGGGTCCCTGGGCCGCCCACCGACGCAGTCTCCAGGcacctctgcacacacaagacCCCTTTACTGACTTCCAGCTTTACACAACACCATTGTGGAACCCAGTGAACATTGGACAAATATTTCTGTGTAATcacaccacaaaaaaaatgttgaatacCGAGATCATGAAAATACAAAGATCGTTATGGCCTGTTGATTTTTATTCTAAGCAGATGGAGGCTGAAGGGTTTGTCTTTACGTAAGCAGAGGAGGCAGTGCCGCAAATATGGCGCATCGTCATTACACAAAATCCTTAATGGATCACGATATTTAGGTTTGATAACCGACCGACAAcataaaaaatagttttaaactAAATACAGCTTATCATTTTCAAAAAGTGGGTAAAAGTTCTTttgaaattcaataaaaaataagtcaGTTGTGTTATAAAAGTTTCACTTATAACACAAAggtctaaaaaataaataaatagatcacATGACACCACACTGTTGTTGAAGATGTTGATTTGTATTCTATAAGAGCAGCtctggtttctttctcttcaagagggaagaaaaaaaatagcaagTAACTGGTGATAAAACGACAAGTGACGTTTAACaagcgataacaggaactaacttgtgtTGTGGATGTTCGACAAGGTTAAAAGTAACCATGTATATTTGTTGTGCGTTGTTCaggaaattcaattaaaaactTGTAATCGTTAACAAATTGCTGTGGTGAAAGAGAAGCACTTCAGGATGTGCGGATGCTGGAAGATAATCAACTCCAGGGTGGTAACTAACAGTAACACGGATTTGCGTCAGACTGCATCACACCGTCTGAACACGGGACACGACTTGACTTAAAGTAAAGGTgcataaatgaaacatttttaattaagtaAGTGATATAAGCACTGACAGATCATAATACTCTGGGGAAAAAAGTGGCCTTTATTTCTAAAGACCTGTTTTTACACCTCTGTAGATTCTAACATGCAACAATAGCCAGAATTAACCCACTTGAGCTCTTCAGGTCACTTAACACTGAAGTTTACGATTTAAGTCTCAGATTCCAATCAGGAGAATTAAGAAGCCGAGCTCTGTAGCGCCAGACATACCTGGATGATCACAGAGGAATCACCAATGAACGGAACTGTGCGTCAGATCAGAGGGACATAAAAAGCATTACAGCTTCAAGCAAGTGAGAGTCCAGTGAGCGACATTCAGTTCTTCTTTCTCACCAGTTTCCAGCAAAGTTCACAGTtggattaataataaatctaacCTGGAATTGCTCCAGGTCACAAGATGCGGACAGAACTATACGACAGAGTTATGGAAGAGATTCAGCTCCGTCAGATCGAAGAGACGAAGAGCGTACGGTGTCGTTCGGACAGAataaagctctgctgcatcaCTCTCTTTAGTTCCAGAAGAATCTATCAGCAGATAGATTGTAATGGCAGAAATTCATTTGAAAATTTCTTAAATGCCACAAAACATCTTCTAATTAAAAAGACGAGTTCAGGTGGAAATTCTTTTAATGCAAATGTCATTCAAACAGCAGATCTCATGGTTCAAGTGAAGAAAATGACTCCATCTCATAAGATCTGCTTATGGTCCAAAAACTGCAGTTCTGTTTGTAGTCACTCCTTTAATAAAGGCCATTAGAGTTGTTTTTCCAAGATTGTGGGCTGCAAATAAAAGGCTGCCTCTTGTTAACAGATCACCATTCGTTCTCGTTATTTATAACATCTTCGCATCTGGTAATAAACTGAAATcgttatgatttaaaaaaaaaaaaaaaagagacatgtTTTTACTGTCTAAAGCTTGCTGACTGCAGCCGCTAGCACTAACTGGGCGTAAACAACTCCGGAGAACAATGAGTTTAAAAGACATTaactacataaaaaataaaccattcCGAATTAATTCACATAAAACCGCAcggatttatttgttttaaacactCGTTAAGCATTGgcatgtttaatttttgtctTATTCGGTTAAACAACAGATATATAAAATCAATGAGACTCACTGGCTAGCAGTTATTTCTGTCTGATACCAAATTGCACGTCGTCCCCTTGATAAGTGCACTACATTGCCTATAACACAAAGTCTTCTTTACTAGACCTAGTGCACTAAACATCAAAGACTGAGTCGTTTGAGACTTAGCCTCAGTCCCAAGCAAGCTGCAGTATTGACTGGATTTGAGCTCATTAAAGTGCATGTTGCAAATAAAATAGACATTGCAACAGAAATTAGATATTTTTACTACCTCATAGCATGCTGTTTAACACCACAATCCcaaacaaaagaataaataaagcctGTTTACCCGTTAAAGCAACTGCACTCAACAGGGCGCCGCCATCTTAGCCTCCTCACTCCCCTCCCACTGCAACGCCCTTCCGCGCctggacaaataaaataatccgCAAAAAATGTATCACACATTTGCGTCACGAAATTGCGTCGTGTCGTATTAAGCAACGTCTGGATGATTTTTCCAACCGCATTTTATCAGATGATTCTCATCGCAAAGTCGCATTTTAgtgtaaaaagtttttctgcatctGGGTCCTAGCTTGTTTTTCCCAGCGGCGGAGGGATGTGATGCGGTTATGCGGTTTTTTTAAAGCGCGACTCAAGTAATGTGCGCATGCGCGACTTATTAGTATAAATAAACGAGTTTGTGGTCGAAATATCAGGAATTATGAGCAAATGAAAGACTCCATAAGTTATTTTTGTTAATGCATTCTAGTCTCGGATTGTGCAACTAATCAAATAGACCGTTTTTATGGAGCAAATGGatttattattgcttttatattgttataagtagtaatataatgttattgtctgcacatatatactgtatatgatgcaTATTGAATCAGTGCATTACGTAATAAATCTTTAAACATTTCCTCCACATTGgtctacattacattacaaacaGATGGTGTACTGGTGTAAACTATAcaggatatttaaaaaatatttagattaaaaaagaaagctaaataaattaaattctcATCTCTTTCTTGTTATCCAGCTTATTTTATAGGCGTATACTGTCACCATGTGGCTTCGTGCTGTTACTACATATATCTATTTTCTTTATACTGCAGACAGGCCAGTTTCCAGGGTAATAGTGCATATCAGAATACAGTCATATATAGCTTATttcaaaaaagcaaaataaaaatagaagaaGAGCTTATTAGTTTCTtgcacatttgtttttcttgtaaACAACACAGTTTGGGTGTGTTTGTTCTAATGATTCTCCTTACAGACTTCTTGTCAGTTGAAACAGGTCTCGCTTTTCTCCTCTGACCTCATGCATGATATGTCGCCTTGAAGAACAGCTGCTCACTGGATGTATTTCgcagtctgtgttgtgtgtgaacatCACAAAGGATCACTTATATCATCATATGTAATATATGTTACAGCAGCGTCACAGTCAAAGTCTCTAAGATCACATTTTCCcacattttgttgtttgatgtgaacattatctgAAACGCCTGACCTGCTAACGCACGCGTGTGTATTGTGCTGGTGAGATATGAGTTGCATATATGAAAAATTGTATGAATCTGAAagtgtacagtgttacagtgttcctaataatgtgAACGGTCAatgtttacaaacacacacacacacacacacacacacacacacacacacacacacacacacacacacacacacacacacacacagagtccaaTTTTCACCTTTCCCGgcaattataaattaaaaatttattgTAATACACCGCTAATTCCACACGGTGTCGCCAAAATCAATTTATGCTTTACTGCACTTTCCATGCAAAGCTAAAACACaatacttttttccttcttttttttatacattgtcTTTTGAGTCAGTGTGAGGATTTTCACGCAGTGCAGCAGTAGTTTGGTGTATAATTATAATGCTTTATTGTGAAAATACACATTAATCTGTCGTTGCCTTTTTTGCAGCCGATAATTACAAATGAAATAGTTTCCAGAGaattagttttgttttaaaaatcgACTTGACTAAAACTCTGCAGTCTGACTGTAGCCAAAGCAAATAAAAGCAAGGTTAAACATGGCACACTCCAGCACTTCTGGTTTGGTGTGTATGTTTAAGAGGTGCGTTCAGGTGCTCCAATCACgcgcatgttttttttaattatttctatacATAATACTGTCAACTTTATAAATGTAATCTATAGGACAGGATATAAAAAGGAaacgttttttgtttgtttgtttgtttgtttgtttgtttttttaacttttcttaCACAAAAGCATAAgcataaatcaataataaataagcatAACGTCCAAGCAAACAAAGTAATCAATAACTTATAcactataattatttattatatattatatctaatatatatatatatatattagatataaatagatataatatagatataatatatatattattatatattatttttgttaattaaactTTGTTATAATTATCCTGAGTTTCATTTTATAACCTTTTATAgcctaaatataatatattttttaattgagttgtctcgacaatatatatatatatatatatatatatatatatatatatatatatatatatatatatatatatatatatatatatttcaaatatgttaaatactataaaatgaacaaaattttaatttaggaTTCgtttaatatacaaatatatggaatgtaagattttatttaaaatatataatttcccACTTAGGCAAATGAGCCTCGAGTGTGTGCGTTTGGTTGGCTGAAAGCAGCGCAGTCAGATTCAGCTCAAAACATTATCGGATTGAaaatcagagacacacacacacacacacacacacacacacacacacacacacacacacacacacacacacacacacacacgcacgcacatacacgcacacactcaccataGGGTTTATAACTGGAGTACTCTGGCAAATTTGGCAAGGAaagcaagtgagagagaaacaaaggaAATTTTTCAAGGTAAGAAAGAAACGTTTATTTTAACCGTGAATCtgtcaagtttaaaaaaaaccaacaaataaaatcaatttcaGTTGTTGTTATAGAATAAACCTATATAGTCAGTTATGTTAATGGAGTATGTGATCAACCTCaactacaataataaaaacGCAAAACTTTGCATAGTCAGCATTTATTCGTGTGCGCAGTGAGTGTTTACTCTCTTTCAATCACCAATGGAGTTTGTTAGATACTTTAAATAAGGTTTAATAGACATTAAGATCATTTACgaataattacataataaataaataaataaataaataatagatgcAGATAGATAATAATTAAATGGCTGCTTGTTAAGTTCATCTAGGGAGAACAGTTTAGGGAACAAACTTTAACAAATTTTGTATATTATTCATACTAATTATCtacacatctaaaaaaaaaacaaaaaaaaaacaaggtaagTACAACTGTCTGGATGTCCGtgatttctaataaaataatttcttttcttcctttaacAGCTTTTACAGTCTGTTTAAACATTTGGACCCGACAAATGATgctaattaaaaacaacacacaaaacaagaaacaataaatatgctttaaagaataaaataataaaaaaattaacgaaataaataagcatttggcattaatgtattttattcctgtcaCAGCTTCACGATGCCTCGCTCGTTTTTGGTAAAAAGCAAAAAGTCCTCATCTTATAATGTGCATCGCTTCGTGGACTCGGATCCAAACATGAAAGAACCCAACACAGGTAGGATGGAGAAGGATGTTAATGCATTTAACACATGATTTAGGTGtgaattttaaattcattttctcATGATTGTCTGATCTGATCCGTGGTCTTCTGTGCGCCTTGTTAGTTTTTGATGcctacaacacaaaacaacacaaaaaaaatgattgaaatCATTctgctgaaagtgtgtgtgtgtgtgtgtgtgtgtgtgtgtgtgtgtgtgtgtgtgtgtgtgtgtgtgtgtgtgtgtgtgtgtgtgtgtgcgtgttgggGACATTGGGATAACTGTGCGCGCTTCTTTTAACGGAACAGCTGGCATTGCGCAAGAGAAAATAGAGAGCAAAGTAACTGGTGGCTGCTTCCAATCAAAGTTTTCATGTGCAGtcaatcttttcttttttggaaaGCTAGTTTGACGACTGTGAGGTTATGATAATAGGACATTTCTATAAAATACATCTAAACACACTTTAAATTTAAGCAACACTTAAGCATCTGCAGCATCATCACTACATCAACAGTGTCAGAAATAATGGCAGCAAACTGTTCATTTCCTTGTACTGTTGCCTGGGTGAGGAAATGCCTTTGATGACACCTTTTATTAGCTTTTCAGAAAAGAGATCCTTAAGATAACTTAAGTTTCCTGTTTcggtttggttttgtttattaagtGCACAAACTGAGCTTACAGTAACCTTTACAAAATTCCtcgttatatatgtatatagcaTATGCAAGAGGAGCTTAgcaacactcagtacacacagtacacactttAGTGCTATTATAATTTATGTTTCACCAGGAAATGTGCATGTTGTGTACATGTTAAGATTTATTCCTAAAAAATTATTAGGATCGAGTtgtgtattgtacatttttattttatatgatattgtatatttatgttttcatataaaAGATGCATATCATATAAACAGTACAAAGTATGTACTCTTAAGGATACCAATGCAGTAACAAGGaaagcaaatttatttatatattatccGAGATTGTGTGTTGGAAATCCACAAGCTTAGAACTTTAAGTTTGGATAACTGTAGTGTGTCCAAGATAAATTAGGTATTCACCCTCATCAGCAGAGAACTCACTGTCTAAGCCCTGACTAATTTATCAGGAGTTGAGAAAGAAATCAACAATTAAGATGCTCCAAGCAAAATCACACACTCGTGTTAACCAGAATCCAGGAAAACATGACTGGAATAACCTGAATAAATacgcttgctttttttttattaaacagttgATAAAAGATATAGTGCTTATCTCTGTAACATGAAGACACACATGCAAATTTGTTTCTTATCTTATGTACCAAATCAAGATCAATCAGTAGTCACAAAccaaattatttcatttttttcagttcCAGAGCCTGCCCTATCAGAACCAAAGGAGCCAGACTCTCCCAAGAGGATGTCATTAGATCCTGTGACAAAACCTGTTCACACAGAACCCTACTCTTACGTGAAGCGTGAAAACAAACCAGAGTGTCCAATCCCGTTGCGCCCCGAGCAGTCAGTGAATGCTGGCCAGCCTTATTACATTCCTGGTAAGTGCTAGAACTCACTCAGCATGTCTACGCAGAAGGGCCACCTGTTGATATCTCCATATCTAATTTTTGATCAGATATTTTGGTCTGTTTTCTAACTGTGCTCGTTATAAAAGTGTTTATGTTGCATTCAGGTCATGCGGGTACCCGCCTTGGCTAAACAATCAGAGGTGTCACCAAACACagacttcttttttcttctcagagCCTCAGATGGCAGAATTCCCTCCTTACTATAAGCCACCGTATGCTTGGGAGACCTTGCGTTCTCCGTATAACTTTAGGCAGCTGGACTTCCACTCGACCATCCTACAGCATGCAAGTAACCTTTATGGGTCTGAATTCAAGCAAAGCCCAGAAGATCAACAGCCTCTGGATTGCAGCACACATTACTCACCTACCTCTGATACCTACCACTGCATCACCTGTGACAAGGTGAACATAAAAGTGgttcattttcagttttttttttttttatcttagctGGTGATGTCAAACCAATATGTTTGAAGGTGATGTTAGATCAGACCCACCATAACGAATAATAAGGACTTTCCATTCCTCTGGTCTCCTCCAGGTGTTCTCAACTCCTCATGGTCTGGAGGTCCATGTGAGACGCTCTCACAGTGGAACACGACCCTTTGGTTGTAGCATCTGCAGAAAAACCTTCGGTCATGCCGTCAGCTTAGAGCAACACATGAACATCCACTCTCAGGTAACAACACTATGAGGGGTTTGAAGGCTCTCTGATTAAGAAACACAAGCTTAACCTTCAGCATGCAAGGCCAAGCAAGTGTCTTAGTGAATTAGTTGTTCTGATTTTAAAAGGCTAGAGACCATATTTTCAATATATGCATAAAAATAAGGTGCAAAattgtatatatacaatatattcttAATCATTTTGTTACTATTGGCACCATAAAAAACGGTGCAGTACATTCTCAAGAAGCGTGGTTAGTAATATACAGCAATATCCAATTAAATCAGCATGCAATCCTTTAAAAAtcaatttttccatttttacaaGGATTGTTTTATATCTATCCTTATGATATAATGTCAGACATTCTTTTTTCttacatatttgttttttttaagtgatccTTAGTGAAGATATTTTGAATAATGAAAATGTTGTGCAATGTTTTTCATTATGGCTCAAAAAACCCTATTGCTAGACATTTTTACTCAGATGAAATGAACTTTTTCTATTGGTGGATCGTTTTGATTCACTGTAGAAATAAATGCTTGAAAGAACTAAAAATTATCTGCAAGTagaataaaacataacattttaaaccataaaagacacaaaaaacaatGTCATAAAGGGTAGttaatatttatacttttaaaagATATCATCTATTGCAGTGTCATAGAAACaacctttatatttttattatatgtttttgtAGATGTTCACTCGGTTTTATTGGGTTTTTATTGGTAAAaccaaattttattattatttttttaagggaAATGTTCTTcagcatttgtttatttttttttattactgtatgcaTCATTTGTCAGATTCTAATGTGGTTACAATTGAGTTTATTCTTATTTGTTACtgagaaaattatttatttagttggtGGTTTGGAAAAATTTCTGTTCGGTGCCATAACTGATCAATATCCACAAAACTTGGTCATAAGAAATATGGTAGATTTCACTCTATAAAAGtagtaaataagtaataaataaaggagAAATAATTAGCATGAGTCTAAATAAATGAGCAAATACTTAAGACAATACAGATCACAGTGTCTTTGTGAGGACATCATGCTTTCTCTCAACTTATGTGTAAAGATCCTCATAAGAACCATAgacaattataaaataatagttCTTCATTAGAAATTATTTGGGACTTTAAGAGGATATTCCAGCACATTCAagtcataaaaataaagttcTATTTATTATTCGGATATAAGGAAATTTGActaatttgtaatgttttttaaacatgtgcacGAAAAGGAAAGAAGCTTCGAGTGCAAGATGTGCGGGAAGACGTTCAAACGTTCCTCCACCCTGTCCACACACCTGCTGATCCACTCGGACACTCGGCCGTACCCTTGCCAGTACTGCGGCAAGAGGTTTCATCAGAAATCTGACATGAAGAAACACACCTACATCCACACCGGTAAGcaaagcgagagacagagacgagACTCAATCAAAGAAACATCAAAGCTGTTTTGTTTCCCAGGAGCATGTTTCCAAGAGTAATATTTCAACAGATAAATCAAGAAAAGAAGCTAAACAAATGTGTGACTCGTTTGCATACTGTATCTGATCTGCTCAGGTCTTTGCGAGAGCTTCCTCTTTGGTGGCAGGCTGTATCGCTTCCAGTGAAGCCATGAAAATCTGGATTGCACGCAAATCTTTGTTTAGTGTTGATTTTAAGCAAGGATTTTAATATCAGTCTTGTTTCCAATGCATCATTCTGTGTTTTTTGATGTAAACAAAATGACTAATGTTTTGTGTTTCGATGACTTGAACAGGTGAGAAACCGCACAAGTGCCAGGTGTGTGGCAAGGCGTTTAGCCAAAGCTCTAACCTCATCACACACAGCCGCAAACACACAGGATTCAAGCCTTTCGGTTGTGAGATCTGCTCCAAGGGCTTTCAGAGAAAAGTAGACCTCCGCAGACACCATGAGAGCCAACACGGCCTAAAATGACCCAGAGGGGAAGGTGGAAATCTGTGTACAACATGAAGACCAGGACTGTGAGAAATTCAATTAGAAAAGTACAACCGAGATGAGTCACGTGTTCTGTCCTCACAGACGGCGGGTACAGAGGGATAACAACATAGCTATTAACTGAAGTAattatgtgtgtgccctgttcCTCTTTTAACACTGAATTAGGGCTGCTGGTAAATTTTGGCTCCTTGACAGGATAATTTATTCTTCGTTTTGATCGGGGGCCCTTGAAAGCATTTAAAATTATGTTTAAGATTCTAATATTCACTGATATTACTACTGCtttcatatattatataaataatatttatgtgaCTTGTactatttataaaatgttattttcacACCTGTATCCAAActgtgtgaatattttttattttatttttttaaaccaaacctGCCTCTAGTCAATcaaatgaatatgaatgtgtAACCTTGGAGTGATTTGGCAAATCAAAAGCAGAATGtcttatatgtatatgtttaaatgaacaagCCTCATGtctgccccccccctctccctcccccttccTAATCTCTCTCTGATCTAACAGCTGAAAttgaaaagaaagacaaaaattgGCCTGGAAAGCTAAGGTTGCGccgagtgtgtttgttttcgtGTGTCCGCCCTGTTGAGGATCCGGATGCTCAGTTCCCGTTGGCTTTGCAGTCGTtggtgaactttttttttttttttttttttttttttgccagaggCAGTGTGAAATCTCTGTGCACTAGACTGTCATATAAATGTGTACCTGGAACTCTGGCATGCAAATCACTTGTCGAGCAGGTTTGTAAACTTCAAGGGACTGGAAGAATGGACTTCACAGTCTagtaaaaaataaggaaaaaaaaataaccttaACGTAAATtccattgcacacacacacacacacacacacacacacacacacacacacacacacacacacacacacacacacacacacatgaacacaagcCAAGTGTTTAAACTTCCAGGATGACTCATGTACTGTAAAAGATTTACATACGTTGTATATTTTAGCAAACGGACAGCGTAAACaaggggataaaaaaaaaaatcacctgggCTTTAGTTCTCTGAGAGATCTGGATAAGAAATGTTGGGTTAGCACAAGGGCTTTAGTTCCACTGTTAAAGAACTGTAAGAGAGAGATTTTGCAGACACTCCCGTCACTCCCATCAATCCTGCTTCAGCTGCTTTGACAAACAAATTCATAATGACACCGCTACACACGCACAGGCTTTCTCAAACAAAAGAGACAGTTAGGAAAATCCCACATCAGCATGATACTTTTTTTCAGATGCTCAATTTCCTTGTCATGGTTTGGactgtttattttaacaacTGCAATGAAActgcaatgattttttttttattattgatttctATATCTGAAGCTACTCCCCAAGAACCTTGTTCTTCAAACAACAAtcctaaaatgaaaatgaaataaaatccagTATCTGATTTGTGTTGTGAAAATCAATGTTTGGTTTTTTAAAGAGGGTTtactttacttatttttatgcaAGTGTGAATTTTAGTGTCTGAAACAAAGCTTACATACGAGCAACAGAATTgatttttttgaatatttttatataatgacgatgatgatggaTTTAACAAATGCTCAGCTTGCAAGTCTTAATATAGTATCTATGTATTAGTCATACAGACTAGTTACTACTTTTCCTAGTTAAACCCCAATACGTTTAAGGAAAATGTTGATATGATATATTTAGCTCATTTCCTTGTCCATATGACTTTAAATTGTTCACATGAAAGTCTAGCTAGATATCAAAGCTAGATATATCTGCATCCTGCATCATGTTTCCTGGCGCTCGTTGTTTAGCTGCAGCGTTCAGGCAGTAGAATTATCTAGTCAGTCGTGCCCATGAGTCATTGTGTGGCAAAAGTGTGGCAGAAGAGCAGATAGAAGTAAAGGATTTCGTTTAATGTGAACCTCAGTGGCTTTTGTccccagatgggctggtttgtgtTTTACAAACTGATTTAGGTTTTCTCTCTCAGTTTACACTCAACCGAAAACTCCAAGTGAGCGGTAGCTTTGAAGAGAGAATCAGAGAAGAATAATCTCTTTGCAACCTtgctgagaagaaaagcatctttAATATAACACAATACATCAGCCATTGAGGTGGATGGGCTGCAaaagcagaagaccacatcatgATCTACTCTTGTCAGCAAGTCAGAACACTTTAGACAGAATAGATAAAGCAGGTTCATGTTGAAATTTCATGGAGCTGTCTGCAAAACAAGCACGGGAACTCTGTGCTGCAAATTTCGAAATCAAATTTATGCACCGGTGTTATGCAAGCACTCAAATAACAGCTATTCAACTCCAACCTGAATCCTTGGCACCAAGCTGTCGCCTGTACGGGAAGatcggattaaaaaaaatcagtgtgcaAGGGAAAACTGACAATATGTCTTCTTTGGTAGTTGGTA encodes:
- the gfi1b gene encoding zinc finger protein Gfi-1b isoform X2, whose product is MPRSFLVKSKKSSSYNVHRFVDSDPNMKEPNTEPALSEPKEPDSPKRMSLDPVTKPVHTEPYSYVKRENKPECPIPLRPEQSVNAGQPYYIPEPQMAEFPPYYKPPYAWETLRSPYNFRQLDFHSTILQHASNLYGSEFKQSPEDQQPLDCSTHYSPTSDTYHCITCDKVFSTPHGLEVHVRRSHSGTRPFGCSICRKTFGHAVSLEQHMNIHSQERSFECKMCGKTFKRSSTLSTHLLIHSDTRPYPCQYCGKRFHQKSDMKKHTYIHTGEKPHKCQVCGKAFSQSSNLITHSRKHTGFKPFGCEICSKGFQRKVDLRRHHESQHGLK
- the gfi1b gene encoding zinc finger protein Gfi-1b isoform X1, whose translation is MPRSFLVKSKKSSSYNVHRFVDSDPNMKEPNTVPEPALSEPKEPDSPKRMSLDPVTKPVHTEPYSYVKRENKPECPIPLRPEQSVNAGQPYYIPEPQMAEFPPYYKPPYAWETLRSPYNFRQLDFHSTILQHASNLYGSEFKQSPEDQQPLDCSTHYSPTSDTYHCITCDKVFSTPHGLEVHVRRSHSGTRPFGCSICRKTFGHAVSLEQHMNIHSQERSFECKMCGKTFKRSSTLSTHLLIHSDTRPYPCQYCGKRFHQKSDMKKHTYIHTGEKPHKCQVCGKAFSQSSNLITHSRKHTGFKPFGCEICSKGFQRKVDLRRHHESQHGLK